A genomic window from Euwallacea fornicatus isolate EFF26 chromosome 6, ASM4011564v1, whole genome shotgun sequence includes:
- the LOC136339814 gene encoding uncharacterized protein isoform X2 — protein sequence MSQTPNKSLQKMCKSPKNNSFQIKQEKIDYENMSTNCTVVGSNNLSLVKKPNVVVPNVSPAYSNPSPSYPQSPYSSPVSLKSPSPSLKPPTPQPNFPVMQIIHNNLITRPIHTSQPQNIIKLKPHLNILPKPSASPQPSPKPSVSPQIVIPAPNQQAAAATATIMPTAQPLLLNQMPMLAAPGVQFILRPQASMATTGAKLQTSSQAHQSLILQPACATQQLLQLSAPPRSQPMVRVLAANGVQLAPTSTTYVTTQVSNQPINATQHQQTIISSTQQQQQQQHIQIQQHVIKKKPKVKKKRLDLANIMKLSGIGDEDDIQFESDTSQSESEHNSMSTTPQPPSQPQPVATGNVHSSMAFVQAEPKKNISNIHISALPQQTINAPSPVVQVLNQNFQSGMISNGNSQASTAAHAGGGLPFNSTFITPNFTINNGLMLQRSGGFKLTVGEDGRLVLQHDPTLNQDLQSQLILQSLLGLNGGLVLQPSMDQQTVQQTVQTIQQQSVQTIQQQTVQSQTIQTVQQQTVQPQVQHIQSIQPQIQQQTVQQTIQHQTVNALQQPMQIVQPQPIHSIHSQVPPSVHGISQSQVHNLQSQIQSLLQQQNVQMHQNVPQNTLQNLTQNVQNLAQSSVQNLVAQNLAQSSVQNVVAQNVAQNVAQNMATQSSVVQQNLSQSASVQNVVAQNMTQTAAVQNVVAQNGVQNVQSVQAQPMQTSVHSVQGFQQAHTQTTQPILKVQPFQKSQPPVQTVQPIQHQSHQHHNMTDNQSNQQNNPTSYVVNLTPEQLEQLKRNGQVTVNGQTIFMQRPNKEQSEKKLSPKMKPVKKMNEINKIQGVKSLLQEGIQVSENIMRDRKPLLSTLEQIKSPPPPKSVNSPSPQGAKPHMLPHNHVQPITQNHKSHQLQAMVQPSIQNQVKLERQRSPLSSPKQQKVSPTIHSLQDSNGGSVNHDVDKLLGQILEETNVVHGGTTQNNNVERQTQQRITTIQLTPQKQQALKTIQLQIQALSARLQPGDAEVHNTLKVLFAEQQKILASGKLLPPDKVYYLNNQLTIVNPSSLNMPSPSGSVKSEPPSPGLSTNHQGVTRSSSVDSSTTTTQSVTSASHTSPRISVSVATSTGDLSTHSTVHHHPVPSHHVHQHHGSTAGHQGLTQQPHVVVSHANHSINHQRLNAIGQGSQLPALFPKQLHSPQLPSPKLHSPQVGSPQLSSPQQHQLPNIGTQQSVNAGGIHLHLSHAPHAQVVHSQISKPKQPSPPASQAKLQHSSGQPLVFSQQQSFQQQLQPTIKQQTTSQQQVPLAKKAHLIESQLLLDQQEASKPDVHQPFRHKQDACARLIRYHCFDQPVLSRQDLDKADEIFELTARHFIAKYDKMTDKYKYLLMKESMRQVQTSELMMLDRMFLADEQQSLVKLRQNFESNLMSLTVETPPPPPAPNIVQEQMHPQVTDQDPVTEEYDEWACIQRELGCLPDNTKEANIHHHPSNNHHHQQHNNLKRTSSSDSRLETLKRFRVDKHSKRHDASGTNSGVNLTSTPSQSCGYESSKKCGYESNTSSQNNSSYGSCKEEESENNSLDEQVQSAINSILNLQQSQLHQQSGLDLDSILS from the exons ATGTCTCAAACCCCTAATAAGTCTCTACAGAAGATGTGCAAGTCTCCGAAGAATAACAGTTTTCAAATCAAgcaagaaaaaattgattacgAGAACATGAGCACAAACTGCACAGTTGTTGGCTCCAACAACCTCAGTCTTGTGAAGAAGCCTAATGTGGTGGTGCCTAATGTCTCTCCAGCCTACTCAAATCCTAGTCCTAGCTATCCACAATCTCCATACTCGTCACCAGTCAGTTTGAAATCTCCTTCGCCAAGCTTAAAACCCCCTACTCCACAACCCAATTTCCCTGTTATGCAAATTATCCATAATAACCTTATTACAAGGCCTATACACACATCACAGccacaaaacatcattaaGTTAAAACCACACTTGAACATTTTGCCAAAACCTAGTGCTAGCCCACAGCCATCACCAAAACCAAGTGTGAG tcCGCAAATTGTGATTCCGGCTCCGAATCAGCAGGCTGCCGCTGCCACAGCTACAATAATGCCAACCGCCCAACCATTGCTCCTTAACCAGATGCCTATGTTGGCTGCCCCGGGAGTTCAGTTTATATTGAGACCTCAGGCTTCAATGGCAACCACTGGTGCCAAGCTGCAG ACATCTTCTCAAGCACATCAATCATTGATTCTTCAACCAGCCTGTGCAACACAACAGTTGCTTCAATTAAGTGCCCCTCCCAGGTCACAACCAATGGTTCGGGTTTTAGCAGCCAATGGGGTACAGTTGGCACCAACTTCCACCACCTATGTGACCACTCAG gTGTCCAATCAGCCAATCAATGCAACACAACATCAACAAACTATTATCAGTAGTActcaacaacaacaacaacagcAACACATtcaaattcaacaacatgtcATCAAGAAGAAACCAAAAGTTAAGAAGAAAAGACTGGATTTAGCCAATATTATGAAGTTGTCAG GAATTGGTGACGAAGACGACATTCAGTTCGAAAGTGATACGTCCCAGAGTGAAAGTGAGCACAATTCAATGTCCACAACGCCACAGCCTCCCTCTCAACCTCAACCTGTTGCTACGGGTAACGTTCATTCTTCGATGGCCTTTGTGCAGGCCGAACcgaaaaagaatatttcgAATATTCACATCTCGGCGTTGCCTCAGCAAACTATAAACGCGCCCAGTCCTGTAGTTCAG GTCTTGAATCAGAACTTTCAAAGTGGAATGATCTCGAATGGAAATTCTCAAGCTTCGACGGCCGCACATGCCGGCGGAGGTTTACCATTCAATTCGACTTTTATCACCccaaattttaccattaacAATGGTTTGATGCTTCAAAGGAGCGGTGGATTTAAGCTTACCGTTGGGGAAGATGGAAGGTTGGTGTTGCAACATGACCCCACCTTAAACCAAGACTTGCAAAGTCAGCTGATATTGCAAAGTTTATTGGGTTTAAATGGAGGATTAGTATTGCAACCGTCTATGGATCAACAAACTGTGCAACAAACCGTGCAAACTATTCAGCAACAGTCCGTTCAAACAATTCAGCAACAGACTGTGCAAAGTCAGACTATACAGACTGTGCAGCAGCAGACTGTCCAGCCCCAAGTGCAACATATACAA tcaaTACAACCACAAATACAACAACAAACGGTGCAACAGACGATTCAGCACCAGACGGTGAATGCGCTTCAACAACCTATGCAAATAGTTCAGCCACAACCGATCCACAGTATTCATTCGCAGGTCCCACCCAGCGTCCATGGTATATCACAATCTCAAGTGCACAATCTTCAGTCTCAAATACAAAGTTTGCTGCAGCAGCAAAACGTGCAAATGCACCAGAACGTACCGCAAAAT aCCCTTCAGAATCTGACACAAAATGTGCAGAATCTTGCCCAAAGTTCCGTACAAAACCTGGTAGCGCAAAACCTTGCCCAAAGTTcggttcaaaatgtcgtcgctCAAAATGTGGCGCAGAATGTAGCTCAGAATATGGCAACACAGAGTTCAGTGGTGCAGCAAAACTTAAGTCAGAGCGCGTCCGTGCAAAACGTGGTAGCGCAAAATATGACGCAGACTGCTGCCGTTCAGAATGTGGTTGCTCAAAAT GGTGTCCAGAACGTCCAGTCGGTACAGGCGCAACCCATGCAAACTTCAGTGCACAGCGTACAGGGGTTCCAGCAGGCGCACACTCAAACTACCCAGCCAATcttaaag GTACAACCCTTTCAAAAGAGTCAGCCGCCGGTGCAAACAGTGCAACCGATTCAACATCAGTCCCATCAGCACCACAACATGACAGACAATCAGTCAAACCAGCAAAACAATCCCACTTCATACGTTGTCAATTTGACGCCTGAACAATTGGAGCAACTTAAACg AAACGGGCAAGTCACTGTCAACGGACAAACAATATTTATGCAGCGTCCCAACAAAGAACAGAGCGAGAAGAAACTGAGCCCGAAAATGAAACCcgtaaagaaaatgaatgaa aTCAACAAGATCCAGGGCGTGAAATCCCTCCTTCAAGAGGGCATTCAAGTGAGTGAGAACATTATGCGCGACAGAAAACCGTTGCTTTCCACCCTCGAACAGATAAAATCTCCGCCACCACCGAAGTCTGTAAATAGTCCGTCCCCACAAGGCGCAAAACCGCACATGCTTCCGCATAACCACGTTCAGCCCATAACCCAGAATCACAAAAGCCATCAGCTGCAAGCGATGGTGCAGCCATCCATACAAAATCAAGTTAAATTG GAAAGGCAGAGGAGTCCACTTTCATCACCTAAACAACAAAAGGTCAGTCCCACGATACATTCCCTGCAGGATTCTAACGGCGGTAGCGTGAATCACGACGTAGATAAGCTGTTGGGACAAATTCTAGAAGAGACGAATGTTGTTCACGGCGGAACCACTCAAAATAATAACGTCGAAAGGCAAACGCAACAG agaATCACGACGATCCAACTGACACCCCAAAAGCAACAGGCCTTGAAGACCATCCAGCTGCAAATACAAGCGTTGTCGGCACGGCTGCAACCGGGTGATGCGGAGGTCCATAACACATTAAAGGTACTGTTTGCTGAGCAGCAGAAAATTTTGGCCTCTGGAAAGCTTCTGCCTCCTGACAAG GTATACTATTTGAACAACCAACTCACTATAGTGAATCCGTCCAGTTTAAACATGCCGTCTCCGTCGGGTTCGGTCAAAAGCGAGCCACCCAGCCCTGGCTTAAGCACAAACCATCAAGGTGTGACGAGAAGCTCTAGCGTGGACTCCTCAACGACAACCACTCAA TCTGTCACTAGTGCGTCGCACACGTCTCCTAGAATATCAGTGTCGGTTGCCACGTCCACCGGGGATTTATCAACTCACTCTACGGTGCATCACCATCCGGTTCCTTCGCATCATGTACATCAACACCATGGCAGTACGGCGGGACATCAAGGACTGACGCAACAGCCTCATGTTGTTGTTAGCCATGCCAATCATTCGATAAACCATCAACGCTTAAATGCGATCGGGCAG GGTTCGCAGCTGCCAGCACTCTTTCCAAAACAGTTGCACTCTCCTCAGTTACCGTCACCCAAATTGCACTCGCCCCAAGTCGGATCTCCGCAGTTATCGTCGCCGCAGCAGCATCAACTGCCAAATATTGGTACACAACAGAGTGTCAATGCTGGTGGAATTCACCTTCATTTATCGCATGCACCACACGCGCAGGTGGTTCATTCTCAG atttcaaaACCTAAGCAACCGAGCCCTCCCGCATCTCAGGCGAAACTTCAGCATTCCTCAGGACAGCCGCTGGTGTTTTCACAGCAACAAAGTTTCCAACAACAGCTGCAGCCGACCATCAAACAACAAACTACATCGCAGCAGCAAGTGCCGTTGGCCAAAAAAGCGCATTT GATCGAGTCTCAGCTGCTTCTAGATCAGCAGGAAGCGTCTAAGCCGGACGTCCATCAGCCGTTTAGACACAAACAAGACGCATGCGCTCGCCTTATTCGATATCATTGTTTTGATCAACCAGTGCTCTCTAGGCAAGACTTGGACAAGGCTGACGAAATATTTGAGTTAACAGCACGACATTTCATCGCTAAATACGATAAAATGACGGATAAGTACAAGTACTTACTTATGAAAGAAAGCATG agaCAAGTCCAAACGTCAGAATTGATGATGTTAGATCGTATGTTTCTGGCTGACGAACAGCAGTCCCTGGTCAAGCTGCGCCAAAATTTCGAATCAAATCTAATGAGTTTAACAGTTGAAACGCCTCCGCCGCCCCCTGCTCCGAACATAGTGCAAGAACAGATGCATCCACAGGTGACCGATCAGGATCCGGTTACCGAGGAATACGACGAGTGGGCTTGTATACAACGAGAGCTAGGCTGTCTGCCGGACAACACTAAGGAAGCAAACATCCACCACCATCCTTCCAACAACCATCACCACCAACAACATAACAATTTGAAACGGACCTCGAGCAGCGATTCGCGCCTGGAAACACTGAAGAGGTTTCGAGTGGATAAACACAGTAAAAGGCACGACGCGAGCGGAACTAACAGTGGCGTGAATTTGACATCAACGCCCAGCCAAAGCTGCGGCTACGAGTCGTCGAAAAAGTGCGGTTATGAGTCGAACACCTCCTCGCAAAACAATAGCAGTTACGGCAGCTGCAAAGAGGAGGAGTCGGAGAACAACAGCCTCGATGAACAGGTGCAGAGCGCCATCAACAGTATTCTTAATTTGCAACAGTCGCAACTACACCAGCAGAGTGGTCTCGATTTGGACAGTATACTGTCATGA
- the LOC136339814 gene encoding uncharacterized protein isoform X1 → MSQTPNKSLQKMCKSPKNNSFQIKQEKIDYENMSTNCTVVGSNNLSLVKKPNVVVPNVSPAYSNPSPSYPQSPYSSPVSLKSPSPSLKPPTPQPNFPVMQIIHNNLITRPIHTSQPQNIIKLKPHLNILPKPSASPQPSPKPSVSPQIVIPAPNQQAAAATATIMPTAQPLLLNQMPMLAAPGVQFILRPQASMATTGAKLQTSSQAHQSLILQPACATQQLLQLSAPPRSQPMVRVLAANGVQLAPTSTTYVTTQVSNQPINATQHQQTIISSTQQQQQQQHIQIQQHVIKKKPKVKKKRLDLANIMKLSGIGDEDDIQFESDTSQSESEHNSMSTTPQPPSQPQPVATGNVHSSMAFVQAEPKKNISNIHISALPQQTINAPSPVVQVLNQNFQSGMISNGNSQASTAAHAGGGLPFNSTFITPNFTINNGLMLQRSGGFKLTVGEDGRLVLQHDPTLNQDLQSQLILQSLLGLNGGLVLQPSMDQQTVQQTVQTIQQQSVQTIQQQTVQSQTIQTVQQQTVQPQVQHIQSIQPQIQQQTVQQTIQHQTVNALQQPMQIVQPQPIHSIHSQVPPSVHGISQSQVHNLQSQIQSLLQQQNVQMHQNVPQNTLQNLTQNVQNLAQSSVQNLVAQNLAQSSVQNVVAQNVAQNVAQNMATQSSVVQQNLSQSASVQNVVAQNMTQTAAVQNVVAQNVTQGVQNVQSVQAQPMQTSVHSVQGFQQAHTQTTQPILKVQPFQKSQPPVQTVQPIQHQSHQHHNMTDNQSNQQNNPTSYVVNLTPEQLEQLKRNGQVTVNGQTIFMQRPNKEQSEKKLSPKMKPVKKMNEINKIQGVKSLLQEGIQVSENIMRDRKPLLSTLEQIKSPPPPKSVNSPSPQGAKPHMLPHNHVQPITQNHKSHQLQAMVQPSIQNQVKLERQRSPLSSPKQQKVSPTIHSLQDSNGGSVNHDVDKLLGQILEETNVVHGGTTQNNNVERQTQQRITTIQLTPQKQQALKTIQLQIQALSARLQPGDAEVHNTLKVLFAEQQKILASGKLLPPDKVYYLNNQLTIVNPSSLNMPSPSGSVKSEPPSPGLSTNHQGVTRSSSVDSSTTTTQSVTSASHTSPRISVSVATSTGDLSTHSTVHHHPVPSHHVHQHHGSTAGHQGLTQQPHVVVSHANHSINHQRLNAIGQGSQLPALFPKQLHSPQLPSPKLHSPQVGSPQLSSPQQHQLPNIGTQQSVNAGGIHLHLSHAPHAQVVHSQISKPKQPSPPASQAKLQHSSGQPLVFSQQQSFQQQLQPTIKQQTTSQQQVPLAKKAHLIESQLLLDQQEASKPDVHQPFRHKQDACARLIRYHCFDQPVLSRQDLDKADEIFELTARHFIAKYDKMTDKYKYLLMKESMRQVQTSELMMLDRMFLADEQQSLVKLRQNFESNLMSLTVETPPPPPAPNIVQEQMHPQVTDQDPVTEEYDEWACIQRELGCLPDNTKEANIHHHPSNNHHHQQHNNLKRTSSSDSRLETLKRFRVDKHSKRHDASGTNSGVNLTSTPSQSCGYESSKKCGYESNTSSQNNSSYGSCKEEESENNSLDEQVQSAINSILNLQQSQLHQQSGLDLDSILS, encoded by the exons ATGTCTCAAACCCCTAATAAGTCTCTACAGAAGATGTGCAAGTCTCCGAAGAATAACAGTTTTCAAATCAAgcaagaaaaaattgattacgAGAACATGAGCACAAACTGCACAGTTGTTGGCTCCAACAACCTCAGTCTTGTGAAGAAGCCTAATGTGGTGGTGCCTAATGTCTCTCCAGCCTACTCAAATCCTAGTCCTAGCTATCCACAATCTCCATACTCGTCACCAGTCAGTTTGAAATCTCCTTCGCCAAGCTTAAAACCCCCTACTCCACAACCCAATTTCCCTGTTATGCAAATTATCCATAATAACCTTATTACAAGGCCTATACACACATCACAGccacaaaacatcattaaGTTAAAACCACACTTGAACATTTTGCCAAAACCTAGTGCTAGCCCACAGCCATCACCAAAACCAAGTGTGAG tcCGCAAATTGTGATTCCGGCTCCGAATCAGCAGGCTGCCGCTGCCACAGCTACAATAATGCCAACCGCCCAACCATTGCTCCTTAACCAGATGCCTATGTTGGCTGCCCCGGGAGTTCAGTTTATATTGAGACCTCAGGCTTCAATGGCAACCACTGGTGCCAAGCTGCAG ACATCTTCTCAAGCACATCAATCATTGATTCTTCAACCAGCCTGTGCAACACAACAGTTGCTTCAATTAAGTGCCCCTCCCAGGTCACAACCAATGGTTCGGGTTTTAGCAGCCAATGGGGTACAGTTGGCACCAACTTCCACCACCTATGTGACCACTCAG gTGTCCAATCAGCCAATCAATGCAACACAACATCAACAAACTATTATCAGTAGTActcaacaacaacaacaacagcAACACATtcaaattcaacaacatgtcATCAAGAAGAAACCAAAAGTTAAGAAGAAAAGACTGGATTTAGCCAATATTATGAAGTTGTCAG GAATTGGTGACGAAGACGACATTCAGTTCGAAAGTGATACGTCCCAGAGTGAAAGTGAGCACAATTCAATGTCCACAACGCCACAGCCTCCCTCTCAACCTCAACCTGTTGCTACGGGTAACGTTCATTCTTCGATGGCCTTTGTGCAGGCCGAACcgaaaaagaatatttcgAATATTCACATCTCGGCGTTGCCTCAGCAAACTATAAACGCGCCCAGTCCTGTAGTTCAG GTCTTGAATCAGAACTTTCAAAGTGGAATGATCTCGAATGGAAATTCTCAAGCTTCGACGGCCGCACATGCCGGCGGAGGTTTACCATTCAATTCGACTTTTATCACCccaaattttaccattaacAATGGTTTGATGCTTCAAAGGAGCGGTGGATTTAAGCTTACCGTTGGGGAAGATGGAAGGTTGGTGTTGCAACATGACCCCACCTTAAACCAAGACTTGCAAAGTCAGCTGATATTGCAAAGTTTATTGGGTTTAAATGGAGGATTAGTATTGCAACCGTCTATGGATCAACAAACTGTGCAACAAACCGTGCAAACTATTCAGCAACAGTCCGTTCAAACAATTCAGCAACAGACTGTGCAAAGTCAGACTATACAGACTGTGCAGCAGCAGACTGTCCAGCCCCAAGTGCAACATATACAA tcaaTACAACCACAAATACAACAACAAACGGTGCAACAGACGATTCAGCACCAGACGGTGAATGCGCTTCAACAACCTATGCAAATAGTTCAGCCACAACCGATCCACAGTATTCATTCGCAGGTCCCACCCAGCGTCCATGGTATATCACAATCTCAAGTGCACAATCTTCAGTCTCAAATACAAAGTTTGCTGCAGCAGCAAAACGTGCAAATGCACCAGAACGTACCGCAAAAT aCCCTTCAGAATCTGACACAAAATGTGCAGAATCTTGCCCAAAGTTCCGTACAAAACCTGGTAGCGCAAAACCTTGCCCAAAGTTcggttcaaaatgtcgtcgctCAAAATGTGGCGCAGAATGTAGCTCAGAATATGGCAACACAGAGTTCAGTGGTGCAGCAAAACTTAAGTCAGAGCGCGTCCGTGCAAAACGTGGTAGCGCAAAATATGACGCAGACTGCTGCCGTTCAGAATGTGGTTGCTCAAAATGTAACTCAG GGTGTCCAGAACGTCCAGTCGGTACAGGCGCAACCCATGCAAACTTCAGTGCACAGCGTACAGGGGTTCCAGCAGGCGCACACTCAAACTACCCAGCCAATcttaaag GTACAACCCTTTCAAAAGAGTCAGCCGCCGGTGCAAACAGTGCAACCGATTCAACATCAGTCCCATCAGCACCACAACATGACAGACAATCAGTCAAACCAGCAAAACAATCCCACTTCATACGTTGTCAATTTGACGCCTGAACAATTGGAGCAACTTAAACg AAACGGGCAAGTCACTGTCAACGGACAAACAATATTTATGCAGCGTCCCAACAAAGAACAGAGCGAGAAGAAACTGAGCCCGAAAATGAAACCcgtaaagaaaatgaatgaa aTCAACAAGATCCAGGGCGTGAAATCCCTCCTTCAAGAGGGCATTCAAGTGAGTGAGAACATTATGCGCGACAGAAAACCGTTGCTTTCCACCCTCGAACAGATAAAATCTCCGCCACCACCGAAGTCTGTAAATAGTCCGTCCCCACAAGGCGCAAAACCGCACATGCTTCCGCATAACCACGTTCAGCCCATAACCCAGAATCACAAAAGCCATCAGCTGCAAGCGATGGTGCAGCCATCCATACAAAATCAAGTTAAATTG GAAAGGCAGAGGAGTCCACTTTCATCACCTAAACAACAAAAGGTCAGTCCCACGATACATTCCCTGCAGGATTCTAACGGCGGTAGCGTGAATCACGACGTAGATAAGCTGTTGGGACAAATTCTAGAAGAGACGAATGTTGTTCACGGCGGAACCACTCAAAATAATAACGTCGAAAGGCAAACGCAACAG agaATCACGACGATCCAACTGACACCCCAAAAGCAACAGGCCTTGAAGACCATCCAGCTGCAAATACAAGCGTTGTCGGCACGGCTGCAACCGGGTGATGCGGAGGTCCATAACACATTAAAGGTACTGTTTGCTGAGCAGCAGAAAATTTTGGCCTCTGGAAAGCTTCTGCCTCCTGACAAG GTATACTATTTGAACAACCAACTCACTATAGTGAATCCGTCCAGTTTAAACATGCCGTCTCCGTCGGGTTCGGTCAAAAGCGAGCCACCCAGCCCTGGCTTAAGCACAAACCATCAAGGTGTGACGAGAAGCTCTAGCGTGGACTCCTCAACGACAACCACTCAA TCTGTCACTAGTGCGTCGCACACGTCTCCTAGAATATCAGTGTCGGTTGCCACGTCCACCGGGGATTTATCAACTCACTCTACGGTGCATCACCATCCGGTTCCTTCGCATCATGTACATCAACACCATGGCAGTACGGCGGGACATCAAGGACTGACGCAACAGCCTCATGTTGTTGTTAGCCATGCCAATCATTCGATAAACCATCAACGCTTAAATGCGATCGGGCAG GGTTCGCAGCTGCCAGCACTCTTTCCAAAACAGTTGCACTCTCCTCAGTTACCGTCACCCAAATTGCACTCGCCCCAAGTCGGATCTCCGCAGTTATCGTCGCCGCAGCAGCATCAACTGCCAAATATTGGTACACAACAGAGTGTCAATGCTGGTGGAATTCACCTTCATTTATCGCATGCACCACACGCGCAGGTGGTTCATTCTCAG atttcaaaACCTAAGCAACCGAGCCCTCCCGCATCTCAGGCGAAACTTCAGCATTCCTCAGGACAGCCGCTGGTGTTTTCACAGCAACAAAGTTTCCAACAACAGCTGCAGCCGACCATCAAACAACAAACTACATCGCAGCAGCAAGTGCCGTTGGCCAAAAAAGCGCATTT GATCGAGTCTCAGCTGCTTCTAGATCAGCAGGAAGCGTCTAAGCCGGACGTCCATCAGCCGTTTAGACACAAACAAGACGCATGCGCTCGCCTTATTCGATATCATTGTTTTGATCAACCAGTGCTCTCTAGGCAAGACTTGGACAAGGCTGACGAAATATTTGAGTTAACAGCACGACATTTCATCGCTAAATACGATAAAATGACGGATAAGTACAAGTACTTACTTATGAAAGAAAGCATG agaCAAGTCCAAACGTCAGAATTGATGATGTTAGATCGTATGTTTCTGGCTGACGAACAGCAGTCCCTGGTCAAGCTGCGCCAAAATTTCGAATCAAATCTAATGAGTTTAACAGTTGAAACGCCTCCGCCGCCCCCTGCTCCGAACATAGTGCAAGAACAGATGCATCCACAGGTGACCGATCAGGATCCGGTTACCGAGGAATACGACGAGTGGGCTTGTATACAACGAGAGCTAGGCTGTCTGCCGGACAACACTAAGGAAGCAAACATCCACCACCATCCTTCCAACAACCATCACCACCAACAACATAACAATTTGAAACGGACCTCGAGCAGCGATTCGCGCCTGGAAACACTGAAGAGGTTTCGAGTGGATAAACACAGTAAAAGGCACGACGCGAGCGGAACTAACAGTGGCGTGAATTTGACATCAACGCCCAGCCAAAGCTGCGGCTACGAGTCGTCGAAAAAGTGCGGTTATGAGTCGAACACCTCCTCGCAAAACAATAGCAGTTACGGCAGCTGCAAAGAGGAGGAGTCGGAGAACAACAGCCTCGATGAACAGGTGCAGAGCGCCATCAACAGTATTCTTAATTTGCAACAGTCGCAACTACACCAGCAGAGTGGTCTCGATTTGGACAGTATACTGTCATGA